DNA from Toxoplasma gondii ME49 chromosome X, whole genome shotgun sequence:
GGGAGCTCTTTCCCGTTGTTCATCACTGTTTGTCGCTTCCGTCTCCCTCCGTACACTGGAGGAATCGTTTCTGGGAAGCGAGAGTGACAGGGGAACAGTTCGTGAGGGAAGCACGACTGGGGCCAGGCGCCCGCTTCCTCGCTGGCAGCTGAACGAGCAAGCGGCAGACTCAAGGCCGCAGCCACGGCAGAAAACGACACCATTTTCCCTTTGTTCCAACACTtccgctgcagagaaagcttCGCATGTCAACTGTAGAGGTTCGTGCCCTGCCTAGGGATGGCGGATGCCAAGAACCCGGACATCGCAGGAAACACGGCTTCCACTCCTAATCTTTTGTCAGTGACCTTCCAAGCTTGAGAGGCGTGCCACCCAATTTTTTACTTCTTGGTGTCGTGgcctctgttcctcttctcagGCGGAGGTGACGGCGTTGTTGACACCGAGGTCGCCCAGTGGGACGAGGATTGGGACGCTGCAGGTGAGAATTCGTGGACGCGCAAAGGAAAGATAAGTCGTCAACTGTAGCTTGTGTGTTTTCCTAGGCGTGTTCCCTTTTTTGTGCAGCGGCAGGAACCACGAATATAGGATAAACCTGTCCGATGCAAACATTCGAGTTTTTTTTTGCCGACGAACAGGCAGCGGCTGCGCTGGAAGACAGGAGTGAGACAGTGAATGGCGGACTAGAAACCTGCGCGTGTGCATTCGTTTCACACCAGTATTCCAGCATGCCAACGAAACGGCAGGGATCTTGCAGCACACACCCGTCGCCATCGACTGCTGATGACAACACGGGTTCTCGCCTGTTGGTCACTTCTCACCAGCTGGGTCGTGCTGTGGATCTCTTTCGTGTGTCGGTGGTTTCTCTATGTGCGCTTCAGGCTGGGATGACGAAGATGTGAACGACGACTTCTGCAAGCGACTCCAGCAGGAACTCGAGGCTTTcaaacagagacacccgaacGCGGCCAAGACACAGCCCCAAGCGAAGACCGCTGCAGCCTAAGGAGGCGAGTTGCACACAGTCTTAAGGCTCTTTTCTTGTCGAGTGCCTGCTTTTGGCAAGGGCAGTTTTTTGTGATTCACGGTGATGTCCCCGTTTTTTCCCTAGTCTCATGCGCGGGAAACCGGGACGCCCCCTCTTTCTGTATTCCAGAGTGGTTTGTTTTTTTCAAAAGGCCGCAATTTCCGCCCCTTTGTTTCTCGTGCGTCGTTTCATCTCGACTGGTGTGGATGTCTGCTGTTTTCcacgctcttcttccctaACTTCTGCGGTACGTCGTCGCTCGCCCCGTTGCTGAGGCTCTCATGAGTCCCTCTCGGACAatcctttcttcgtttcaACCGCCCGATGTTTTCGTCTTCATTGTGCCATCTGTATCTCGGTCGTTTGAGGAAGCCCTGTGTGtcgccgtcttctgtctATCGCTCTTGCTGTATACGCATCAACCTCGAGAATGTCTCCTTTCTCACGGGTTTGGGGCCTCTGCTCTCCGTGACTTGGTAAGTCCCAacgcttctcttttcgcaCATTTTTCGCTCCTCTCACGCGTAGCATCTTTGCGTCTGCGTCCTTGGTTTCAGCTGCGACTTTGCATCATCCTAAGTCCTCGTCCCTGCTTGTATGCGACAAAAGAAAGGATGCTGCCGGTTCCGCGTTCGACACGCGCTCCTGGATGGACGGAACATGGGCGTCCGTTGAACGCTAGTCCTGCCTCACCAGGACGGGAAGTCTTGGAACCACCAAGAGCATGCATTTAAACCGTAAACTGTTTCACAACAGAGCTTTCAGTCCACCTCAAACGGGGTCCAGGAGTACTGTGAGGGGGGAAATGTCAAGGGCACAGCCGTGCAAAAGTTTAGGGACCGTCGTATTTGCATGTGGCCATAACACCATTAGGACGGTAAGATTAGCAACTTCTCGAAGgtaaaacagagagagactggtGCCTTCTAGTCAGCTTCCACCTGCTTCACAAACGCAACTACTTGCGCATAGGGCGCGTCTAGACGCTTCACGGGGAGAGTTAGAAAAACAGTCTGTCGCCTagcagaagaagatgcgTCAAGGAAATTGATGAGATCAGGAAAGGCAACAAGTGGTTAAATGACAACATAACTAGAAAATCGTCCCGCTCCACGTTCAGGTGGCGATGCTCACACAGAGATCGGGCTGTATGCATGAGCGTGCATATGCACCGATAGAAAGGAATGTTGTACTAACCTCCGGAGATAGAGGGGTGATAATTAGAGCGAATCTTCAAGCGGCCGAATACGAAATACGAGATGGAGCACACCGTTCGCAGTCACAACAATCGGGCTTGTCGTCTGAGTTGCTAGTATGATCAGTACCGTCGCATTGGGAGTGATGATTTCTGATAAGAGTTTTCataagctttttctggggaacTCCTTGACAATACGCAACCAGCATTGTGCTCTTCATGTTCCGCGTACGCGTATCGGCAGCAGTGTGTGAGTATATGCATGAATAGATGTGTACACGGGGACAGCTGCGAACGGCCCTAAGCTGACGATTGCACGGCACTGTCGGAGCTACCACTGTGACTCTCCAGGGGAAAGGCGAGTTCTGTAGCTCTGTTGATGTGTGTGCGTGGCGAAAGCTTGCttgaaacagaagaaggaaaaccgTTCAAAGTAGGAGGGTTTCGACCACTTTAGTTCGCACATGGCGGATGTCTGTCCAGCTCAcaaaaggaaggcgagactgCAGGACTTGAAAAAATCCCTTGCACCTATGAAAAGAACAGAGCGTAGGACGGGAAGAGTCCACTGCCTATTGCCAGGCAACACCTCTAGAGAAAGCatttttcttcgctgcatgAAGCTGACCGTTGCTTCTCCAATTTGGGTCCCATAGCCCCGCCACAGTCGTAAAATTCTCCTAATTCAAGAGACTTTCGTCCCTCGCTTCAAAGACTCATTCTGAGAGCGATGTCCTTGGTTTGACGCACACGAGAGACGACGTCCTTCACAGAAGCCAAGACACTCTGAACAAAAAATGGAAAACACACCACCTTCGGGGATAAGTAATGACGCTGCGGAGAAGTTTttgggaggagacagcttcCACTCTATTTCACTGTGAACGTGGATCAGATGTCATTCTGATGAGCCGAGACTGTGGAGGGAAACGTAGTTCGTCACAACCGAGGAATCCCGTTTGTGAATGTGTTCGAGGTAGTCTATTTGCACTTGTTATCGAATTGGTATTGCCTAGTGGCCTATGCTGTGGTTCTAATTCGTAGGAGCACGGTTCCATAGGTCCGCTGGACATTTGTCTTCCCTGCTGCTGGGTTCAGCTAAATGGTGCAAGGCCAGTGTAGTTGTCATCTTCACCAAAAAGGCCACCGCGAAG
Protein-coding regions in this window:
- a CDS encoding hypothetical protein (encoded by transcript TGME49_236920): MAADSTKAGQEEVKQAASQQSTLLHASNGAEEQDTFDEPDDELEEFDEIGGGDGVVDTEVAQWDEDWDAAGWDDEDVNDDFCKRLQQELEAFKQRHPNAAKTQPQAKTAAA